CCAACCAAGTCCTTTTTTTTTTCCTTCTTCACTTGCCTCAGCTAAAATTTGCATTCCAACGCAAACACCAAGAATAGGACGTTTCTCAATTAGTGCAAACTTAGACAATTGATCCAATACATTTGCTTGTTCCAACTTTTCCATTACACTATCGAAGGAACCTACTCCGGGTAAAATTAATTTTTCAACTTTTAGAATTTCATCAGCAGTTTGAATTATTTTGTGCTCGAAACCTAAACTTTTAAATATATTAGCGAACGCTTTTAAATTTCCGACTCCATAATTTAATATACCTATCATCTACTGAATCACCCGCTTCTCAATACCTAAAATTTGAAGTATTTTAGTTGCCAATGCAATGATGTCGCTTGCCGATTTATAATCGCGATATGATTTATTTTCAGCCTTCTCCATCTCACGAAGTTCTTCGACCGTAATATCCAACTTAGAAGCAATATATTCAAAATCCTTCTTAGCTGTCTCAGCATCAAATGGTGGTTGAGAAATCTCTTTCAAAGCTGCTTCTCTAGTTTTCTGTCCAGTAAGAATCAAACTTGAATAATGCGCCTTTCGTTTATCGAATCCAAATTTTTTCGGCAACCAATACCCCTCATAGAATTTAGTAAACCTAGACTCATAATGTTTATGGCTGTATCTTTGCCACTTAAACTTAGTTTCTAATTCCTCAATGGCTCCTTCTTTAGTGTAAGGCATATAATTTAACGGCTGCACAACCTTCAGCCCCTTAAAAAAACGATAATACAATTTGTATTTAAATATCCCAGCTAAAGGAAACGTCTTTAGTTTTCTTTTTCCGAATTTTTTGTGAATATCCTTTAGCTGCCTAAGATCAGATGCATGATAATGCCAATCCAAAGGTTCGCGAATGCATTCAGTTGAATAGTTTCCACCATTTAGAATATATTTAAATCCGTGTTTGGCACAATAGTTATAAAGTGAGGCGAAAAAGACATGATCCTGAGGCGTATCTAAATGAGGAACACCTGCCCTAAAAAAAGAAAGTTGCAGATCCTTCATCTCTTCCCAATTTACAACTTCCGTAATTAAATCTAATTTTAATCCATCAACAATTCGTTCAATATTATTGACGGCCTCTTGGGAATTCCAACCTGCATCAACATGAAAAAGCAAAGGTCTAAGTCCAAATTTTTCCTTTGCCAAATATGCTAAATAGGAACTATCAACACCACCACTGATTCCTAAAATACAATCATATTCTTTGCCTTTCCCTTCAATTTTGATGTCTTCAATCATCTTATTTAGCAGGGCAGGATTATTTAATTTTTGATCCCATTCCGGCTTAATATTTTTATAATAATTTAAACAATGATTACATACACCATTTACATCAAATGTTATATTTGGATCCGTAGTATCCATGGCACAATTCGTGCAAACCTGATATTTGCTTTGTGATTTCAAATTATTCTCCTTAAAAATCATAATACTAAATTTTTAGAGCTGTTAGCATAGACTTAATGGTTATCTTAACTTTATGCTTAAAACTCATCTTTTTAAAAAATGGGAACATATCTTTTATTTTAAGCTGTCCCGTTTCTACCAAAGAAGATAAGATCCCATAATGAATCCAACTGGGAAAGAATCCTCTTCTTGCGAACTCATCAAAAAAAATTGAATATCGTCTCTGAATTTCATTTAATATTATTAGCGTCCTCTGGGGATTACTAACATTCCCCCCTCCAACCCAATAATATCCTAAACAACTGGGAATCCTTGTGAACTTTTCAGTAACTTGGGAAATTCGTAACCAATACTCAAAGTCTTCCCAAGCAATTAATTTCGGATCTTCGGAAATACTACCTACTGTAGTTAAAATTGATTTTTTAACAACTACGCTTGAATTAATAATTCCATTACCATTTAACAATAAATCGTCGAAAATAGGTCTCTTTAACTTTCGAGTTTTAACTTTTTTCGATAGAACCGAGACAGAGTGGCTTTCAGCTTCCAAAAGATCGTGATAAACTAAATCTGCACCACCTTCTAATGCTTCGAGGGATTTTTGCAGTTTTGATGAGTGCCACCAATCGTCTGAATCCAGAAAGGCTATATACTCGCCGGCGGATTTACCGATGCCGAAATTCCTAGACTTAGCAATCACACCATTATTATTGATTTGAAAAAAATGTATATTAGTTTCAGTAGCATACTTTTCTAAAACAGATTTTGTATTATCAAAAGAAAAATTATCGACAACGATAATCTCCCAATTTCTGTAACTTTGATCCATAACCGATCCAATGGCCTGTTCAATTAAATGACCATTGTTGTAAGTAGGTATGATAACAGAAACCATAGGATTTTTACTTTCCATTCATTACCAACCTAAACATTTGGATGGAAGTTTCTATTGCAAAAGAGTAACAAATCATCAATTTCATTATCAATTTCTGATTCTTCAAACAAATTTAATGATTTCAATCTATCCACTTTATATTCGAGATTTAATTCAGATGTATTACCGTTTTGCTCTCTGATTTCAATTTGCGGTATAAAGTTAAATAAAACTTCTGCCCTACTTTGAATCCGCTTTGCCATACCTTCCAAGGTCATGCTGTAACCCGAACCGATGTTAAATGTATTAAATGGTAATCGGTTTTCCTGTCTTAACAAATTTCCAATCATTTTAGAAATATTTGTAATTGGTATAAAATCTCTCTGCTGTTTTCCATCTGAATTTAGGACTAGTTTCCCAATCATCACCACTTGTCTACAAAGATCATTTACAAATAACTTCCAACAGGTTACGTCTGGAAATGTGGGAGAACCAAAACCATTCGATAGTCTTAAACTGTAAGCTTTAAAATAATCTTTATTATGCGCGTAGGAAACGGCAAATTCTGCTGACAAATGTGATGTCGCATACGGATGTAAATTTTTCGGACAAATTTCCTCATCAATAATCCCCACTAATGGACTATTATAAACATGAGCAGTTGATAAATATACAAATTGATCGATCTTTGCCAATCTACTAGCTTCAATTAATTTCATTGTACCTAACGTGTTGAATTCAAAAGAAGAGATTGGATCCTTAGAAGAATCTTCTGCATTCATTCCCGCAGCATGAATGATGATATTCATACCTTTACATACTTCAATTAGTTGGCTTTTGTTATCCCAATCTAACCGAACAGGTTCAGCGTCTTTTAACCAAGAAGGAACTCCCTGTTGGCTTCGAGAACCAAGGAAAATTTTATATCCTAAGGAAGAAAGGTATTGGCCAATCCTCCCGCCTAAAAAGCCAAATCCACCAGTAATCAAAACTTTTTTCAAGTTAGATTACCCAAGGCGCCCCTTTGGACCAAAGGGATTCTAATAACTCATGATCACGCTTTGTGTCCATACAATGCCAAAATCCCTCGTGGTGGTATGCCATTAGTTGCCCAAGCTTAGTTGCTCGTTCTAAAGGTTCCCGTTCTAATAATGTGGAATCGCCTGCTATTAAATCAAAAAATGCAGGTTCAAAAATGAAAAAACCGCCATTAATCCAACCTTGATGTAACTGTGGTTTTTCTTGGAAACTTTTGACTAAAGATCCATCCATTTCCAATTCTCCAAACCTTGCAGAAGGCCTAACTGCAGAAACAGTAATCATCTTTCCATGACTCTTATGAAAACTAAGCAACTTATCTAAATCTATATTGGAAACACCATCTCCATATGTTAACATACAGGTTTCGTTTCCAATAAAAGATTGCATTCGCTTAACTCGACCACCAGTCATTGACAAGTCACCGGTATTAACGAGAGTTACAGTCCAATCGACTGGATCGAGTTGGTGTGGTTTTATAGTTCCTGTAGACAAATCTATTGTGAAATCTGAATTTAGGGATCTATAATTTAGAAAATAGTCTTTTACAACTTCAGCTTTATAACCTAGGGCTAGATAAAAATCCTTATGGTTAAATCTAGCATAGTGATTCATGATATGCCAAAGGATTGGCTTTCCTCCAACGGGAACCATTGGTTTTGGAATTACATCTGTATATTCTGATAGTCTTGTACCAAAACCACCAGCAAGTATAATCACTTTCATACGTTTACCCATTCATAAGGAATTTTAGAAACTTCTAATCTATCTGTTTCCGAAGGATCATGAGGAATGTTAGAAATATTTAATACTAAACTTTTAGGAGAAGTTAAACCCTGAAATCCAAACCAAATTCCACTTGGAACGGTTATTCGGGAATAATTACTTTCTCCAATCGTTGTGTTAAAAAAGTCATTCGTGTTAGAATCATAAAAGGCAAAGTGAACATTTCCTACGGGAACAATTAAATTCATAATCATCATATTGTGTCGTTTCCATGCTTTAATTGAACCTACTTCTACCCAAGAAAAATATGCTTCACCAAAACCATTAAAAGAAGAATCGTTACTTTTTAATCCGTGGAGAACATTCCCACCTGGAGTTGGTATTTCGCGAATTGGCGTTATCTGAATTGTAGATAAGCTCACACTGCCCACTCTAATCCTTTTAATCTTGCGAACTCTTGGTATTTCGAAATTTGTTCCAAGGTCGTATTTATAATGTGTTTCGGATCGTTATAATATGACTTATACCATTCTGCAGTGAATTGAACCGTTTCTTCAAAACCCATGACAGCTGTCCAATGTAAGAGAGCCAATGCCTTATCGCAATTTAGTTTCAGTAATCCGGACTCATAAGGACCATTTACATTATTGGATACATCTCTCCATTGCACCAAATTCCAATGTTCTGACATTTTTTTAACTAATTCTAATACACTATGATTCTGATTTGCAGGAGGTCCAAAATTAAAAGGTTCCCCATGTAGATTCGGATTTATTGATAAGTGAACTGCTAAAACTAGATAACCACTCAATGGCTCTAACACATGTTGCCATGGCCTAGTCGCATTTGGATTTCTCAGATCAACAGACTGACTTTTTGACCAAGCTGTCACACAATCAGGAACGATTCTATCCTCAGCCCAATCACCTCCACCAATTACATTTCCGGCACGAGCAGAAGCAATCCTCACATTGCTCGTTGCTTTCGGAAAATAAGACTTAATATGAGATTTAATAGCTATTTCAGCCGCGCCTTTAGAAGCACTATAAGGATCAGGCCCACCTAATAAATCATTCTCACGATATCCCCATATCCACTCAACATTATCATAACATTTGTCGCTAGTTATGATCACTGCAGAACAATTATTGTTATATTTTCGGAGACCCTCTAAAACATGAAGAGTTCCCATTACGTTTATATTCCATGTTTCCAATGGATTATTGTATGACTTCCTAACTAACGACTGTGCAGCCAGATGAAACAAAAAGTCAGGCTTAAAATCTAATATTGCATTCTCGATTGCTTTTGCATCTCTTATATCGATCCTCAAATCAGTGATAGATTCGCTCATTTTCCCTACTTCAAAATGAGATGGATTTGAAATTGGATCCAATGCTATGCCACATACTTCAGCACCCATTTGTTTTAACCAGGTGATTAACCAGGCTCCCTTAAAACCCGTGTGACCAGTTACGAGTACTCTCTTGTTTTTATAATGAGAACTTAAATTCATAATAATTGTTATATTGAAATTCTGCCTTTGTTAAATAATACATAAAATTGATTTAACGATTTTAAACACTTAAAATTTTTTTCCATTTTTCTAAGTTTTCACTTAGAAAAAAAATATCTTTACGTTTTGAAGGTATAGGCCTTCTTTCTATTTCTAGAACCATTTCTTCCAACTCGAAGGTCGAAGAAACAAACATAACATCGTCTATTCCAAATAAAGGACTGAAATTTAATTCCTTAGGGTCTCGCGATGAAATCACTGGTAAACCTAAATAATAAGCTTCGATTGCAGCCGAAGTAATATTGCTAGTAAATACGATCGTGGAATTTTCTAACAACTTTGACGATGAATCATAACTTAATTCAAAGTTTAACTTGGGAAAATCAAGAGGGTTTATTGGGCATGCTGGATGCGGTTTCACAATTACTTTGTAATTATTTGTTAAATTACTATTTTCCAACAAATTTAATTGGAACTTACTTACAGAGAATAGATAATCCGTAAAAACTAAGATTACCTTTTTTTTTCTAACCTTTGTTTTAATGAAACTAAGGAAATTTAATTGAGTGAACCGAAGCGCTTCCGATGGTATTAATAATTTCTTTGAATAACCGAAATCAATTAACTGCTTTTTTGCTAAAGAGCCATTGTAAGTTACGGCATCGGGTTTACACTGGTCAAACTGAAACCCCGACTGATTTCTACTATAAGAATACCGAAGATCCCAAAACCTGACAGTTGCATGAGCTACACCGATAGTTTTTCCATTTACCTCTCTTTTCCATAAATAAACCAAAGCTTTTTCCCAACTTTGATTTTCCAGTAAATAGATTAGTTTCGTTCCAACCTTTGTCTTTTTTACAATTCTTTGAATCAAGTAGAATGTAAAAAGGTTTTGTATAGCAATATTACCTATTAATGAATTGGAGAGTTCGCTCCAAAGAAATAATGAGAGTCTCAAATCTTCCGAGTTTATTTTCGATTTTAATCGAAAGGAAAGAAAAAAAAGGTAAATAAAATTGAACTTAATATATTTATAAAATACCTTAAGCACAATGGTAAAAGATAGTTCTTCGACTAAATTATGTTTTATGAATTCTCCTGATTTTTCGTTGAAGCTCTTAATTTTCTTTCTAACATTTGCTATTTTGCAAGATTTACTATCAGGAATATAAATATGCGAAAATGTTACCTGTTCCTTTTTATTTCTTATTAAACTAAGAAGAGGCCCCCAATATGCCGATTCAAATTGGTCTGCTTCTTTTCCCGGGAGTAAATGAAAAAAATAATCAAAAAAATGGACATCTGAACGATTCCAGATTATTGCTTTTCTCTGAAAATGAACACCACCGCAGAAACTTATATAACGAAAGAACGCTACCAAACCGAGAATGGTTAGAGGGATAATTTGCTTATAGTGAATTCTAAAAAGACTCTTGTAGACGTTTCTTTTCCTTTTATTATCACCGGCTTCGAATCCACTAATCGAAGAGGAACAATTCTTAAAATGGTTTATCAGTTTGTCAGATGTATTTTCTGAATAAAAAATCTTTGTAACTTCGAATTCTTTTAGATAACTTTCGAAAACAATGAGCTTAACGGCATCACTCAATAAAGCAGATTTACCATAATTTTTTTCAAATGTTAAGTTCATCCACCAGAGGCTGAAACCATTTTCAATCTCAAAAAGGGAATCGATTTCTTTCCCATTTAAAGAAACACGACTGAGTGAATTGATTAAATCTAAATACCTATCACGGTATTTTTTTGCGTTAAATTCCAATTCATAGGGAATCGATATTAATTGTTTCGAATTAGCCCGATATTGATTCCAAAGAAATACCATACCATCGAATGATGGTGGCTCCGTTTCTTCAGTCCAAACAAGAATATCGCAAATATTAGGTTTGTGCTTGGTTATCAATCTCTTCTTCAGGTACCGGATTCAGTAGCGGTTCCCCATTAAAAAAACGAACGATCTCAGATGCAGCTCCAAACTCCATTAAATAACGACAATCGTAAGAGCAAGAACCCATATGTTCTGTTAAAATAATATTTTCTAATTCAGATAGATTACCGACATAAGGCTCTTTTTCAAAGACATCAACAGCTGCACCTGCTATCTCCCCATTTTTAACAGAATGATAAAGATCCATTTCATTGATAATCCCGCCACGAGCTGTATTAATTAGAAAGGTATTTTTATTCATCATCGATAGTTCAGTTTTACCAATCATGTTTTTTGTTAAACGAGTAAGAGGAGTATGCAAAGATATGATATCACAATTAGTATAAATTTCCTCTTTGGAAGTCTGCCTAACAATTAAATCACTATTTTGAAGAATCGATTCGATTTCAGAGTCTTTATTCTTTAGATCATTGATTAACACTTGTTTTGGTTTAAATTCCTTTAGAATTCTTAGTATATTGCTACCAACCCTTCCAAAGCCAATAAGCCCAATTGTTGAT
The sequence above is drawn from the Leptospira sp. WS4.C2 genome and encodes:
- a CDS encoding TIGR04326 family surface carbohydrate biosynthesis protein codes for the protein MITKHKPNICDILVWTEETEPPSFDGMVFLWNQYRANSKQLISIPYELEFNAKKYRDRYLDLINSLSRVSLNGKEIDSLFEIENGFSLWWMNLTFEKNYGKSALLSDAVKLIVFESYLKEFEVTKIFYSENTSDKLINHFKNCSSSISGFEAGDNKRKRNVYKSLFRIHYKQIIPLTILGLVAFFRYISFCGGVHFQRKAIIWNRSDVHFFDYFFHLLPGKEADQFESAYWGPLLSLIRNKKEQVTFSHIYIPDSKSCKIANVRKKIKSFNEKSGEFIKHNLVEELSFTIVLKVFYKYIKFNFIYLFFLSFRLKSKINSEDLRLSLFLWSELSNSLIGNIAIQNLFTFYLIQRIVKKTKVGTKLIYLLENQSWEKALVYLWKREVNGKTIGVAHATVRFWDLRYSYSRNQSGFQFDQCKPDAVTYNGSLAKKQLIDFGYSKKLLIPSEALRFTQLNFLSFIKTKVRKKKVILVFTDYLFSVSKFQLNLLENSNLTNNYKVIVKPHPACPINPLDFPKLNFELSYDSSSKLLENSTIVFTSNITSAAIEAYYLGLPVISSRDPKELNFSPLFGIDDVMFVSSTFELEEMVLEIERRPIPSKRKDIFFLSENLEKWKKILSV
- a CDS encoding phosphoglycerate dehydrogenase, with the translated sequence MKKIFISTFPFGQYNPEPIEILEKKGWDVQLNPTKRKLTSNEVADYAKNVDGIIAGTEDLTPLIQANPNLKIISRVGIGLDSVPLKLCKERGITVAYTPDAVTMAVVELTIGLMVSLTRKVHLANFEMRRGGWSRFTGKRIGESTIGLIGFGRVGSNILRILKEFKPKQVLINDLKNKDSEIESILQNSDLIVRQTSKEEIYTNCDIISLHTPLTRLTKNMIGKTELSMMNKNTFLINTARGGIINEMDLYHSVKNGEIAGAAVDVFEKEPYVGNLSELENIILTEHMGSCSYDCRYLMEFGAASEIVRFFNGEPLLNPVPEEEIDNQAQT
- a CDS encoding N-acetyl sugar amidotransferase codes for the protein MDTTDPNITFDVNGVCNHCLNYYKNIKPEWDQKLNNPALLNKMIEDIKIEGKGKEYDCILGISGGVDSSYLAYLAKEKFGLRPLLFHVDAGWNSQEAVNNIERIVDGLKLDLITEVVNWEEMKDLQLSFFRAGVPHLDTPQDHVFFASLYNYCAKHGFKYILNGGNYSTECIREPLDWHYHASDLRQLKDIHKKFGKRKLKTFPLAGIFKYKLYYRFFKGLKVVQPLNYMPYTKEGAIEELETKFKWQRYSHKHYESRFTKFYEGYWLPKKFGFDKRKAHYSSLILTGQKTREAALKEISQPPFDAETAKKDFEYIASKLDITVEELREMEKAENKSYRDYKSASDIIALATKILQILGIEKRVIQ
- a CDS encoding dTDP-4-dehydrorhamnose 3,5-epimerase, which encodes MSLSTIQITPIREIPTPGGNVLHGLKSNDSSFNGFGEAYFSWVEVGSIKAWKRHNMMIMNLIVPVGNVHFAFYDSNTNDFFNTTIGESNYSRITVPSGIWFGFQGLTSPKSLVLNISNIPHDPSETDRLEVSKIPYEWVNV
- the rfbF gene encoding glucose-1-phosphate cytidylyltransferase, which gives rise to MKVIILAGGFGTRLSEYTDVIPKPMVPVGGKPILWHIMNHYARFNHKDFYLALGYKAEVVKDYFLNYRSLNSDFTIDLSTGTIKPHQLDPVDWTVTLVNTGDLSMTGGRVKRMQSFIGNETCMLTYGDGVSNIDLDKLLSFHKSHGKMITVSAVRPSARFGELEMDGSLVKSFQEKPQLHQGWINGGFFIFEPAFFDLIAGDSTLLEREPLERATKLGQLMAYHHEGFWHCMDTKRDHELLESLWSKGAPWVI
- the rfbG gene encoding CDP-glucose 4,6-dehydratase — translated: MNLSSHYKNKRVLVTGHTGFKGAWLITWLKQMGAEVCGIALDPISNPSHFEVGKMSESITDLRIDIRDAKAIENAILDFKPDFLFHLAAQSLVRKSYNNPLETWNINVMGTLHVLEGLRKYNNNCSAVIITSDKCYDNVEWIWGYRENDLLGGPDPYSASKGAAEIAIKSHIKSYFPKATSNVRIASARAGNVIGGGDWAEDRIVPDCVTAWSKSQSVDLRNPNATRPWQHVLEPLSGYLVLAVHLSINPNLHGEPFNFGPPANQNHSVLELVKKMSEHWNLVQWRDVSNNVNGPYESGLLKLNCDKALALLHWTAVMGFEETVQFTAEWYKSYYNDPKHIINTTLEQISKYQEFARLKGLEWAV
- a CDS encoding SDR family oxidoreductase, which encodes MKKVLITGGFGFLGGRIGQYLSSLGYKIFLGSRSQQGVPSWLKDAEPVRLDWDNKSQLIEVCKGMNIIIHAAGMNAEDSSKDPISSFEFNTLGTMKLIEASRLAKIDQFVYLSTAHVYNSPLVGIIDEEICPKNLHPYATSHLSAEFAVSYAHNKDYFKAYSLRLSNGFGSPTFPDVTCWKLFVNDLCRQVVMIGKLVLNSDGKQQRDFIPITNISKMIGNLLRQENRLPFNTFNIGSGYSMTLEGMAKRIQSRAEVLFNFIPQIEIREQNGNTSELNLEYKVDRLKSLNLFEESEIDNEIDDLLLFCNRNFHPNV
- a CDS encoding glycosyltransferase family 2 protein yields the protein MESKNPMVSVIIPTYNNGHLIEQAIGSVMDQSYRNWEIIVVDNFSFDNTKSVLEKYATETNIHFFQINNNGVIAKSRNFGIGKSAGEYIAFLDSDDWWHSSKLQKSLEALEGGADLVYHDLLEAESHSVSVLSKKVKTRKLKRPIFDDLLLNGNGIINSSVVVKKSILTTVGSISEDPKLIAWEDFEYWLRISQVTEKFTRIPSCLGYYWVGGGNVSNPQRTLIILNEIQRRYSIFFDEFARRGFFPSWIHYGILSSLVETGQLKIKDMFPFFKKMSFKHKVKITIKSMLTALKI